Sequence from the Tolypothrix sp. NIES-4075 genome:
AATTCTCCGTTGGTATACGTATCGTTGGCGAGTTGAAGAGTATCACAAGATTCTCAAATCCGGTTGCCAAGCCGAAAGCTATCGGTTGGCTGGTGAGAGTATGTCAACTATGCTGGGTTTTTTGACTGTAATTGCTGCCCAACTATTAAGAATGACTTATTTGCACCGAACTTCTCCTCAAAGTTCCGCAACAGAGGTGTTAACAAAAATACAGATGGACGTGCTACTTGCAAGTACCCCACCATTACTAAAAAAAGACGTAGAATTTACGATTGATTGGGCGATTAGAGCAATTGCACGCTTGGGAGGATACTTAGAACATAGGAAAAACAGTGCAATTGGGATACAAGTTTTATGGAGGGGTTGGCTGGAGTTAGAAACTTTGTGCCAAGGTTGGCTGCTACACGATAGATTATATTCTTAAATTAATGCATTGATTTTGCGATCGCTCTGGCTTTTTCTACAGGATAATGGTTCGCGAACGTTTTACGCGAAGCAGCGGAATTTTGTTTTATGCATGACAAACACAAGCTTTTGCCCCAAGAGGATTTGTCTGAGCGTATAGATCAAGTCTTTTCCTTGAAAGAGCGCCTTGAGCAAGAGATTCAAACCATACTTGCGAACGGTAAGATAGCTCCATCTGGATGTTGGATTGTCCGTTATCTCGCCACAGGACGAAAGGAAAAATATTGGTACTATAAACTACAAGCAACTGAGCCAATATTTCCCACAAAGACTAATGGTAAACTTTCTAAATACAAGCATTTAGGTAAAGCTGGTAGTAAAGCTTACTTAGATGCCGTTGGGCAAATTCTTAATCGAGCCAAAATTGAAGCACTAGATCGTTCCATTGAAACTCTTAAGCTTGGTTTAAAAGATTTGGTTGAAGAAACTTCCAAATATAAGAAAGATTAGCTGACTGATTCGCTAATATTATTTGCGAACCACTCTTTCTTTTCCACATCCCGTGAAAAGTCAGATCCTCTATGACCAACCAGAGTATATAGTTCGTTACCGCTCAGATCCCATAACTTCAGTGTAATATCAGCCATCGGTGATAGTTTAAGATAATCTTATTTTTGTCAACTAGAAATTATGCTGAAAATTCGGTAGAACCAGAGGTATTAAGTTAACTCTTGTACTGAACTTATAGGTCAAGAATGAATGATGCGTATCCAGATTACGTGATCGCCTGCTCAAAAATTGTGTTTCCAACCCCGCTTTTCCGCCATATTTTGAGTACTCTTGCTTATTGACAAATGGTATCCGACCTTAACCTCTCACGAATGATTATCAGCTGACCCGGAGATAATTTTTTTTCCATCTGGAGTTACGGCTACAGCATTAACCCAACCTCTATGACCTTTTAGGGTAAGTAACTCATCACCACTTTGTAAGTTCCACAACTTTAATGTCCCATCTGCTGCACCAGAAATAGCAAGCTTTCCATCTGGAGTTACTGCCACCGCTTTGACTCTATCTTTATGACCACTCAAAGTCAGTAGACCGAAAAGTTTTCCAGAAGCCTTACCAATCTTTGATTTCCGCTTAGGAATACCAGGAGCCGAAATCAGCTTTTAATCTGCGTTTCAAGAACTTTTGTTCTGAGTGGGCTTCAGAGCGATCGCAACTGGCTATGATTGCCAGTCCCAAAACCGACGGCTGAAACCCTCATTATGAGCGTCAACTTCCACTCATTTTTCGATCTACTGAATTTGAAAATCAATGTACAGCAAGTTTAATTTACTACTTCAAACACGTCTTGAACAGGTATTGGAGCCGAGGGGCCAGCCTTGCGTGTCCGCACCTCTAACCGATACAACCCTGGGGTGAGAGCATCGATTGTAAGCACCCATCGATGTTCCTGTTGATAAAATTCAAAGCTCAATGGCTCGTCACTCCCTACTCTGGTTATAGTAGCTTTTAGCGCTCCAGGGTCTTCCCTCAAGTTTAGAATTTTCGCACGCAGTTCAACTGGCTCACTTGCAAGATATAAATCATCAAGATTGAGATTGATAGCTGGCCGTTGGGCTACCTCCTGACTAGGTTCTGGGCCTCGAATTGGTTTGTGTAGAATTTGCATCTGTTTAAGGCGTTCGCGCAAATCACTTAAAACTTGGGGGCTACTCTGTAAACAGCTGTGTCTCTGTGCGATATATGTTTCTCGATACTCTTGGTCAAGTTCAATGGGAATAGCTGATAAGCGGGGTACGGTTCCATCCCCTTCGCCTAGAGAAAAATCAATTCCATGTGGCAATTGATAGGTTGCTATTAGTTTTCCTTCAGAAAGCTCAACAGATTGAAGAGTATCCTGACGAAACCCAACAACTGGTATGATTTTATAACCTGATTTTAAGTATTGAGCATTATTCTGGTGGTGATTTACAGCTGTTTCAATTTCTCGATGGAACGCTAACGCTTGTTCGGCTCGATTTTTATCAACGTTGGGAATTCCGTCTGTTTCTGCAACTCTCTGGTACTTTCCACAAACGTTGACCATTTCGTAAATTGGCATTAATTGATACACAGAAGTATATGAACGTACTACCTCGGTTAGCTCAAGAAATATTTGTTTGTATCCATTAGCTACAAAGTTGACTGCATCAATAGCTCCCCTATGAGGAGTTCCAAAGGTTATTAAAGCTCGACAGTCCTGCCACCCTTCTAATACTTCCAAATAATAACGGGCAATTAAACCTCCCATACTGTGAGCTAATATAATTAACTTTGCATCTTTTATACCAGTATGTTCTCTCCACTGCGGTAAGCGTCGGTCAATTAGCTTTTTCAATTTTCGAGCAGCAACTCTGTTATCACGCCGCCAGTCGTAAGGAAACTCAAAAAAGTTAGCTGGAACGTCATCATCCACAGTTGCTTTAATTACTTGAAAGTAGTCCGTAATTAAACGTGAGAGAACTGAGTAATCGTTAGTTTTGGTCAGACCTGCGATTAGACGAGGAACTGTTATCAAACGGGTTGCCTGGATTCCATCGCCTATGTCGTCCACATCAGGATCATCCCCCTCCACCTTAAGTTGCTGTAAAGAGGAAGACCCTAAGCTAGTTAACGCAGCTCGTGTTACCCGAGCAGTAGCCCATAAATCCTTACCATCTTTTTCTAAAACACTACCCATAATGCCAGGTATCAGTACAACGATATCTCGCATCCTTTCTTTTGGCATAACTTTCTCCTTTGTACTTGCCTTACTTGTTTTGCTTGAAGCAAATAAAGGCGAAACTGGCTTAGACCCAATTTTAAATTGAAAAATACTATTAAAGGGGTAGTTTTTAAATATAAAAAGCTTATTTTTTTATTTGACATGCTTTTGCTGTATGAAGTCTTCTGCTTAAGAAATTGTTTGTTGATAGAGGATCACTATGGCACTAATGAGCTGTGTCGTTTATAAGAATTGACCTCCATTTTTCGAGATTTATTAAAAGTAGCCGTATTTTGTTGGCAGAATGGAACTGCCTTTTACTATGAAAACAGTTAAGCAAGTTGGTGCTGCACAGAAGCAGACTTTTCCTGTTTTGGAATAAGTTTTTTCTCTCACTTTCCCCCAATAATCCCCCTAAATAGTGTCTAAACTCCCTTTTTTGGGCTTTCGTCTTCAATAAATCGTCAAAACGTTTGCACCATCTCTCAAAACAAGGAGGCATTGCTGCGGGAGTTGTCTGTTTCATTGGTTAATTATCAACCTGAAATACAGACTGCATAATGATTGTAAGCCTATTTAGCTTCTTTTTTCGTTTAAGTCCCGTTAGAGAATTCCACTGCTGTTCAAACTTAGAAAATTCAGGATGTTCTCTCAAAATGGCAACAATTCTATCAATCTTCTGCTGATTGCTTTGCTTGAGTTCACTGTAGGCGATCGCTCCTGAAACCATATGTCCAGCCTTATTCCAGGCAAAAGCTGGTTGCTGACATAAAACCATTGCCGACAGCATCGTAACTAAAGTTAATCTAAGCCAAAAATTTAACCTATGCATGGAATTATTTCATAGAAAGTACGGATAGAGTATAGTTTACAATCAGTATTTTCTACAAATTTGACTTAACTTGACGTTGGCAAGAGTTATAAAATTAATCAATTGAGATTACCTATGGTTATTCTCGTGACCATAGACCCGATTTAAAACAATTTATTATAGACTTAATATCATCATCTGATGGAGATATACCCATATTTTTAAAATCTGCATCTGGAAATCAATCCGATTCTTCAAGTTTTGCTAACATATTTTTAGAATACAAAGAACAAATTCAAAAATCATCAATAAAAAATGAAGATAGTTTAATGGTTGCAGATGCGGCTTTGTATAACGCAAAAAATATCAGTTCATTATTTGGAACGAGGTGGTTATCTAGAGTCCCTATGACTATAGGACTGGCAAAATAACTAGTATCAACATTATTATCAACTAATTTTATTAGTAGTTCTTTAACCGGATATTATTATTCTGTAGTTAAAAGTAATTATGGTGGAGTTGAACAAAGATGGTTGGTTGTAGAAAGCACTGAAAGAAAAGAATCTGATTTACGAAAATTAGAGAAAAGAATATCTAAGTCAAAAACTAGTGCATTAGATCAGCTGAAAAAACTACTTGACTCAAAATTTAATTCTCGTGACTGTGCTATCAAAGCCGTGGACAATTTAAAGAAAAAGTTCAAGTACCATCAAATTGATAACATCAATTATTTAGAGAAAGAATCAAAAGATAAAAAACTTTTTTATCAAGTAAATGCTTCATTGTCTGAGAATATACATGCTATTAAAAAGCGATTACAAGGTGCTGGACGTTTCATACTTGCTACAAACATTTTAGATGAAAAATCCCTGAGTAATGATGATATGCTTTCCGAATACAAGGCACAGCAAAGCTGTGAGCGGGGATTTGGATTTCTCAAAGACCCCTTATTTTTTGCAGATAGTATTTTTCTTAAATCTCCAGAAAGAATTGAAGCTATGGCTATGATAATGGGATTATGCCTATTAGTCTATACTTTAGCTCAAAGACAAATAAGAAAAGCCTTATCAGCGGCTGAATCTACTATTAAAAATCAACTCGGTAAATCTGTAAATAACCCGACTATGCGATGGATATTTCAATGTTTTCAATCGATACATTTAGTTGAATATGATCATCAAATATTAATATCAAATTTGACTGAAGAAAGAAAATACATTTTGAGTTTCCTACCAGAAAATTGTCGTTACTATTATAAATGTTAATTAGACTATATCAACAATTTATTTGTCATAGAGACTATTAATTAAAATTTATAGTCACAAATTCTAATCACTTTTAATTGTTATATCATAAGCTAAACACAGATATTAGCTTAACAGTAATAAATTTTTATCTATTAATTAAATCTAAATACTTATTGGTTCTTATTGAGAATAAAATATTATTTAGGATAGGTAAATAATATGACTATACGACCCAGTGAAGTATTTTTTTACTCTCATTGTCGAGAAAATGTTCAGTAAAAACCCCTTTGTGACAGTTAGGGTGCGGAATGTGGGCTTCAACATTTTGCAGTCCGGCAACACTAAATCCTTGGCATGGTGGCCCACCAAAAACGGTATGAATTTCCCCGTCCCAATCTACATACTTCGTCTGAATACAGGCGCGTATTTCTTCCCCTGTCACTTCCCGAATGTCTTTGCACAAGACTGTGGCGTGCGGGAAATTATGTTGATATGTTGCTAGGGCGATGGGATTATTATCAATGGCGATCGCAATTTCAAATCCTGCTGCATTAAATCCCAAGTCAAACCCACCCACCCCGGAGAATAGGCTAACAGCTATCTTTTTGGCTGGTGCTGTTGAGTTCATCATCAGATTTGACACGATTAAATCAATGTTA
This genomic interval carries:
- a CDS encoding WD40 repeat domain-containing protein translates to MSGHKDRVKAVAVTPDGKLAISGAADGTLKLWNLQSGDELLTLKGHRGWVNAVAVTPDGKKIISGSADNHS
- a CDS encoding lipase family alpha/beta hydrolase; translation: MPKERMRDIVVLIPGIMGSVLEKDGKDLWATARVTRAALTSLGSSSLQQLKVEGDDPDVDDIGDGIQATRLITVPRLIAGLTKTNDYSVLSRLITDYFQVIKATVDDDVPANFFEFPYDWRRDNRVAARKLKKLIDRRLPQWREHTGIKDAKLIILAHSMGGLIARYYLEVLEGWQDCRALITFGTPHRGAIDAVNFVANGYKQIFLELTEVVRSYTSVYQLMPIYEMVNVCGKYQRVAETDGIPNVDKNRAEQALAFHREIETAVNHHQNNAQYLKSGYKIIPVVGFRQDTLQSVELSEGKLIATYQLPHGIDFSLGEGDGTVPRLSAIPIELDQEYRETYIAQRHSCLQSSPQVLSDLRERLKQMQILHKPIRGPEPSQEVAQRPAINLNLDDLYLASEPVELRAKILNLREDPGALKATITRVGSDEPLSFEFYQQEHRWVLTIDALTPGLYRLEVRTRKAGPSAPIPVQDVFEVVN